TGCACATACCACAAGGTGAGATCCAAACCTGGCTGACTGAGAAcctaaaaaatgtttttgactTCCAAAGTCAACCCTTTACCTAAAACTGACTTTATTCTGTAATATTTATTTCAAACTGCTTTGTATTTCAAATATACGCGACAAAATATTGTGTAACTCGACATTTGAATAGAAGCAAAGCATGTATATTTTGTCCAGATTTGTGAAAACCatagttgaaaaatattatttcccATTTTGTAGGAATCGGATATGGCATGTTGGGTAATGTGCCTCCTGTCGTTGGAATATACATGGCTTTCTTTCCAGTGTTCATATATTTCGTTTTCGGCACATCCAGACATAATTCAATGGGTAAGTTCGTGGAAATAATgcattttttccttattcaaatTACTGCGATAAAGTATATCGTAAAAACGACCAATTAAGGAATGAAGATATGACTCGTTATTATACACTTTATTTGCGATGGAAATTTTTGCCTTATATCGATTTCGAATACTGAAACTTATTGCCTCCTCCAGTTGGCATGGAAATAAGAATATTTCTGTTGTATTTGATTCAGAATCCTCACAAACTACTGGGACATCGAAATGGAAACACAGAGTGAACCTCTGCCATTAATTTCCCCATATATACAGATAAATACAACATGAAATGTGGCTTTAAGCAGCCTTCAGAATTATGCCAAACAGGCGATCTCTTTGAGTGAGCCTCCAACCAATAAACACTATTATATGatgatttcaaaaaaaatccaaattaaAATGACCAAAGTTTTCTTTTGAACCCTGTGATATTTTTCTTCCACTTTTCAAGGTACTTTCGCGATTGTTTGCCTCATGACTGGTAGAGCAGTTTTGCAATATAGCGACCCTTCATATTTGAGGCATCTGGACATTGAAAGTAGAGACTTAAACGATTCTACGGTACATCAAATGGTTCACTATTCCTACACACCGATTCAAGTGGCTACAGCAGTAACTTTTACCGTTGGTTTGTTCCAGGTACATCAATTTAGCTCATATTAGTCAATTTTTCCTATAGTCTATACCCTAATGATTTTAACTAGGCAATGACGTAAAAGGTTTCAATAAGAAACATCGATAATAGACTGTCCTCTCTAGATACTGGAAGATTCATTCAAGTTTGGGGTATTCAAAGGGTCAATTTCCTCCAATTTTCTCCCAAATGTAGGCTTTCAAAAAGTCTTCAAATTATAATAGGCTATTTCAGCAGATATCTGCGAGATCATCATTGTAAAATTTTAAACCCTTTTTCCAGCTTGTACTGTACGTTTTCCGATTGGGTTGTGTTACAGCATTATTATCAGAAACTCTGGTCAGTGGTTTCACAACTGCAGCAGCTTTCACAGTCTTTACGACTCAAATCAAGCAACTTCTAGGTGTTAGAATACCTAACCAGAAAGGCTTCTTCCAAGTTTTCAATGTAAGATTGTTAATATAGTCGACAAACTTAGTGAATCCGTgtgaatattgttttttcagatCTTCAAAAGTCTATACTACGAGTTACCCAACACCAATCTGGTTGCTCTGATGATCTCGGCGATCACCATCATTGTGAACATGTTCAGCAATGAAATACTGAGGGTAGGgatcatcttgaattttttattgttcttgAAAGAATCAGTGATGAGATGAACAAGATTTTTTACAGCCGAAATTTGCCAAGTTTTCATCTTTCCCAATACCCATCGAGATAACATCCATAATTGTAGGAAGTGCTGCTTCCTATGTATGgaatttcgaagaaaaataCGATATATCCATCGTTGGGGACATCCCCAGTGGGTAAGCTGAAGCTATAAGTGTTTTCTGCTTCGTCTAACGAGATGCGATTCTTTCAGTTTACCTGAAGCTGCTCTGCCTCCCTTCAGCTTGATACAATCAGTTCTATTAGAATCATTCACGATTTGTATCGTATCTTACAGTGTTACCATATCGATGGCTCTAATATTTGCCCAGAAATTGAACTATGATATCGATGCCAATCAGGAACTTCTGGCACAGGTAACTTTTTTGACtttattttgaaagaaaatgaattaaatctACTCTGAAAGGAGAATTCAACAGATTCGTGAATTAAAAATCTTTCAGGGCGCTGGTAATATCTTCGGATCTTTCTTCTCATGTATGCCTTTTGGAGCATCTCTATCCAGGACAGTGATACAGCAAACTGTTGGCGGAAGAACTCAGATAACATCTATGGTATCTTGTGGTCTCCTCCTGATCATCCTCCTGTTCATTGGACCCCTCTTTGAACCACTTCCCAAGGTGAATAAAATTGGTAATATCACCAAAAATTCTATTCAACTCATTTTAGTGCGTGCTATCTGCTATAATAGTTGTGGCATTAAAGGGGATGATGATGCAAGTGAAAGATTTCTTCAAGTTCTTCAAGTTGAGCAAATTGGATGGACTTGTTTGGCTCACTACTTTCTTGACCACGCTAATAGTCAGTATAGATTTGGGATTACTGATAGGAGTCATAATGTCACTGGGATCGATCATGATACTAGAGTTTAAACCGTATATATGTTTGCTGGGACACATTCCTCACACTGATTTGTACTTGGACATGAACAAATACAACACAGTAAGTTGGAGGATATTCTTCGAATTGAATTATAAATAATTATGAAACATTTAAGGCGAAGGAAATACCTGGAATGAAGATTTTCCATTACAATGGAGGCTTGAATTTCGCCATGAggaatttattcaaaactgaatttacaaaacatataaaaatcaACACGCTAAAACAGCTGCACTACAAGAACAACCTGGCCAAAATAACTGAACTGGTAAATCGAACACAATACTCATTTCCCATATACAAGGAGTTATTATTTTCATCTTAACCCAAAATTATGTCTAAAATCTCTTATTTGACGATAAGGTAATCTCTCAATGAGGGGTCTAATTGTTCTATCAACAACTTGATTACACTCGACATGAATGAGAATGAGCAAGTAATCTCCTTTTGTGAAGTTCTTGCGGAAATTTACACAAACAATGAacaaaaatgaatgaatcaaattatttgataataaaatatataaataaacgaAACTAAACTCACCTTAGAAACGTAATATTTGTTGAACATCTCAATAATGGTCAATTTTAGGCAGGAGGTTGATATAGGACATTTCTTATTGTATCATTATTTGACAAAACGAAGTTGATAGTAGTAAAATTTATTTCATGGAAATTCTCCATATAATCCTGAGTGAGGTTAAGAAAGAAATAAAACTGTATAAATCGGGCAATGCAACAgtagtttcaatttttttttctgtaacaggtagaaaaatttggaaaaacggACGAGACGAGAAGAAAATACGACAAAATACTATCTAAAATGAACACGAACATCAAGGTGATCATTTTGGACTTCTCGTCATTGAGCTACGTAGACCCGTCTGGCGTCTCATCGTTGAGGGTACTGGCAGACAGTttccataaaattgatatcCCCATTTACCTTGCTGGACTTTCAGGTTTGTGGAGAAACAGTTTTCTTATaacactcaaaaatgctcatcGGTTTTTTATTCCACAGAACCAAACTATGAAGTAATGGAGAAATGTGGACTGTTTTTGCAAACCGATATAAAAACTTTCGCAAAAATCCACGATGCTGTCTTGTATGCCACCGAAAAATTCGGTCTGCACTCAAGAAATCAAGTTCCGAAAATTTATGTCAAATGATAAGTTGGTCCTCCAACTACAATGTACTGAGTTTAGTTATTAGTTATGTATTTATAGTTACTGTTTTTATTAAATTTATATAGTTATATAATCTTGTTTCATTACATCTGTTGGGTCTACCAAAGTGTTTTTCCATGATGAATTGCATGGGGTTAATGAGGTTTTGACTGGTATCATGTCGTAAAAAAGACACTTAAAAGTTTTGTCAAAATAATTATACAAATTTCTAGAAAGTACGCAGGAATAATAAATGGAAGCGAAAAAACAAACCAATATATGACGGAAACAAACAGCCAAAATCCAGCAAAAATAATTatacatttgaagaaaaaacccCTTTCAAAATACTCACCATAATCCAAATTTCCTGCAAATTCAAAAACCTCGGAAGTAGAATGAAAACTAAcgttcaataatttattttatttaaacaTAATCCAAACATACATTCTACCTATTTATTAGTCATTAACAATggtaaaataaacaaaattaaagaagtaaaaataaattataatacATGGATATAAGATCAACAATCCTTAGCTGTATGAGAGAAAATGGTAATGAATTAGAAACATTATGATAAATAGAAGCGAAATG
The window above is part of the Coccinella septempunctata chromosome 8, icCocSept1.1, whole genome shotgun sequence genome. Proteins encoded here:
- the LOC123319172 gene encoding pendrin gives rise to the protein MEVQHHIQIERPLYEHEALRRNYNYKKTNKLNDENNCCNCNSNRLKKVVKGVFPILEWLPKYKWKEEFLKDLIAGITVAIMHIPQGIGYGMLGNVPPVVGIYMAFFPVFIYFVFGTSRHNSMGTFAIVCLMTGRAVLQYSDPSYLRHLDIESRDLNDSTVHQMVHYSYTPIQVATAVTFTVGLFQLVLYVFRLGCVTALLSETLVSGFTTAAAFTVFTTQIKQLLGVRIPNQKGFFQVFNIFKSLYYELPNTNLVALMISAITIIVNMFSNEILRPKFAKFSSFPIPIEITSIIVGSAASYVWNFEEKYDISIVGDIPSGLPEAALPPFSLIQSVLLESFTICIVSYSVTISMALIFAQKLNYDIDANQELLAQGAGNIFGSFFSCMPFGASLSRTVIQQTVGGRTQITSMVSCGLLLIILLFIGPLFEPLPKCVLSAIIVVALKGMMMQVKDFFKFFKLSKLDGLVWLTTFLTTLIVSIDLGLLIGVIMSLGSIMILEFKPYICLLGHIPHTDLYLDMNKYNTAKEIPGMKIFHYNGGLNFAMRNLFKTEFTKHIKINTLKQLHYKNNLAKITELVEKFGKTDETRRKYDKILSKMNTNIKVIILDFSSLSYVDPSGVSSLRVLADSFHKIDIPIYLAGLSEPNYEVMEKCGLFLQTDIKTFAKIHDAVLYATEKFGLHSRNQVPKIYVK